One window of the Ananas comosus cultivar F153 linkage group 21, ASM154086v1, whole genome shotgun sequence genome contains the following:
- the LOC109726679 gene encoding two-component response regulator ORR5-like, translating to MEQQGEDVGGFNGSEREAMGLRVLVVDDSPMDRKIVEGLLKSSGGGGGGGGGGGIFEVVAVDSAKKAMEVLGLHEGKAKSSTASEQKIDIILTDYCMPEMTGYDLLKVVKEQSFLKPIPVVVMSSEHEPQRISRCRAIGAEDFIIKPLQATDIHRLREYARPASLTSKAGAKRKNSSDLIAEKSDSERRPRLAGVAAA from the exons ATGGAGCAACAAGGAGAAGATGTTGGTGGGTTTAATGGTAGTGAAAGAGAGGCCATGGGATTGAGAGTGTTGGTAGTTGATGACTCTCCTATGGATAGGAAAATAGTGGAAGGTTTGCTCAAGagtagtggtggtggtggtggtggtggtggtggtggtggcatCTTTGAAG TTGTCGCTGTCGATAGCGCAAAGAAGGCGATGGAAGTTCTCGGATTACACGAAGGAAAGGCTAAATCTTCCACTGCTAGT GAGCAGAAAATCGACATTATACTTACCGACTACTGCATGCCAGAAATGACTGGCTATGACCTTCTCAAGGTCGTCAAG GAGCAGAGCTTCCTAAAGCCTATCCCTGTCGTCGTAATGTCGTCAGAACATGAGCCCCAGAGAATCAGCag ATGTCGAGCAATCGGAGCTGAGGATTTCATCATAAAGCCACTTCAAGCAACCGACATCCACCGATTGAGAGAGTACGCGAGACCCGCATCGCTGACATCGAAAGCAGGCGCCAAGAGAAAGAATTCTTCGGATCTTATAGCTGAGAAGAGTGATTCAGAGAGGAGACCGCGCCTCGCGGGTGTTGCAGCAGCATGA